One genomic segment of Panicum virgatum strain AP13 chromosome 2N, P.virgatum_v5, whole genome shotgun sequence includes these proteins:
- the LOC120659464 gene encoding non-specific lipid transfer protein GPI-anchored 5-like → MAARAVSTSTLAAAATMVLAAAVLLAGGASAQSPPSSPASQCTSVLVSLSPCLNYISGNESTAPASCCAQLGKVVRSDPQCLCVALSADPASLGLSVNRTRALGLPAACAVATPDVSSCKGAAAEPPATAPGAGTPAGQAPGGTGSKTTPATGSVPGAAAASPRGSSGAGLVAGFVAAAVLAAAAA, encoded by the coding sequence ATGGCGGCAAGGGCTGTGTCCACCTCCACCCTTGCGGCAGCAGCCACGATGGTGCTGGCCGCGGCGGTCCTCCTGGCCGGCGGCGCGTCGGCGcagtcgccgccgtcgtctccggcgagccAGTGCACGTCGGTGCTGGTGAGCCTGTCGCCGTGCCTGAACTACATCTCCGGGAACGAgtcgacggcgccggcgtcgtgcTGCGCGCAGCTGGGCAAGGTGGTGCGGTCGGACCCGCAGTGCCTGTGCGTGGCGCTGAGCGCGGACCCGGCGTCGCTGGGGCTCAGCGTCAACCGCACCCGCGCGCTGGGCCTCCCCGCCGCGTGCGCCGTCGCGACGCCCGACGTCAGCAGCTgcaagggcgccgccgccgagccgccggcaACCGCGCCCGGGGCCGGCACGCCAGCTGGGCAGGCGCCGGGCGGCACGGGGTCCAagacgacgccggcgacggggtccgtgcccggcgccgccgccgcgtcgccgcggGGGTCGTCCGGCGCCGGCCTGGTCGCGGGCTTCGTCGCCGcggccgtcctcgccgccgccgccgcgtga